One genomic window of Paeniglutamicibacter sp. Y32M11 includes the following:
- a CDS encoding NAD(P)H-hydrate dehydratase — protein MPNVKNTSVPARSAAADLQEFALTVGYSERMIPVYAGSHVRDAETAQLKDANDTTLMRLAADALAHQAVLMLKSDGGRLYGARVLGLIGPGNNGGDGLFALAALAKRGVRATAVLLAPQAHAQGLAALVRSGGRTTTAKHLDELLMDTDLVVDALYGTGLRPGAELPKIPSRVRVLAADIPSGVDANTGAAAPSVIRADRTVCFGALKTGLVVGSGHLVSGSIHITDAGLTDHLPKPDAWVVQGDDLELLLDRDQSWAAAGAHKYQRGVLGLLAGSAKYPGAAVLTARAAVASGLGLLRTVVPEAVATALTTQVPESVPLNTEELTALLARNRRNGRAGATRISAWAIGPGLVDNPETRQYLDQILAANNPCVLDAGALAMLEPGEHHQLRILTPHAGELHSLLAKAGVRVSATDIATDPIRWARWAAVAYDCVILLKGSATICTAPDGYALIVHAATPDLATAGSGDVLTGILGTLLSAASFPSETGADPVTQSHRLTELAAAGALIHAHAGALAAAEGTLSAVDLLQELPRAARQLGL, from the coding sequence TTGCCGAACGTTAAGAACACCTCGGTTCCGGCGCGAAGCGCCGCTGCTGACCTGCAGGAATTTGCGCTCACGGTTGGGTATTCTGAACGTATGATCCCCGTCTATGCAGGTTCCCACGTTCGAGATGCCGAGACCGCACAGCTCAAGGATGCAAACGACACCACATTGATGCGTCTGGCCGCCGACGCGCTGGCACATCAAGCCGTGTTGATGCTCAAGAGCGATGGCGGACGTCTCTACGGCGCCCGGGTGCTGGGCCTGATCGGACCGGGAAACAATGGTGGGGATGGACTCTTTGCTCTGGCCGCACTGGCCAAGCGCGGGGTACGTGCCACTGCCGTACTGCTCGCCCCTCAGGCGCATGCTCAGGGCCTTGCTGCGCTTGTGCGCTCCGGAGGACGCACGACGACCGCCAAGCACCTAGACGAGCTCCTGATGGATACCGACTTGGTCGTTGATGCCCTCTACGGCACCGGATTACGCCCCGGCGCCGAGCTACCAAAAATCCCGAGCCGGGTGCGGGTACTGGCCGCCGACATCCCCAGCGGCGTGGATGCAAACACCGGAGCAGCAGCTCCCAGCGTGATTCGCGCGGATCGCACCGTATGCTTCGGCGCCCTGAAGACCGGTCTGGTGGTGGGCTCCGGGCATCTGGTCTCCGGAAGCATCCACATCACCGATGCAGGGCTAACGGATCACCTGCCGAAACCCGATGCCTGGGTGGTGCAGGGCGATGATCTAGAGCTTTTGTTGGATCGTGATCAGAGTTGGGCAGCGGCCGGCGCACACAAGTATCAGCGTGGCGTGTTGGGGCTGCTGGCGGGATCCGCGAAATATCCCGGTGCTGCGGTACTCACCGCCCGCGCCGCGGTCGCCAGCGGCCTCGGTCTGCTGCGCACCGTGGTCCCGGAAGCGGTCGCCACGGCACTGACCACACAGGTCCCCGAATCTGTCCCGCTGAACACCGAAGAGCTCACCGCCCTGCTGGCGCGAAACCGCCGCAACGGACGTGCCGGAGCGACGCGCATTTCGGCATGGGCCATCGGCCCGGGTCTGGTTGACAACCCCGAGACGCGTCAGTACTTGGACCAGATCCTCGCCGCCAACAATCCGTGTGTGCTTGATGCTGGTGCCCTGGCGATGCTGGAGCCGGGCGAACACCACCAATTACGCATTCTTACCCCGCATGCCGGGGAGCTGCACTCGCTGCTGGCTAAGGCCGGCGTCAGGGTCAGCGCAACCGACATCGCCACCGACCCGATCCGTTGGGCCCGCTGGGCGGCGGTGGCCTATGACTGTGTCATCTTGCTCAAGGGTTCGGCCACCATTTGCACCGCGCCCGACGGCTACGCGCTCATCGTCCATGCCGCGACCCCGGATTTGGCCACGGCCGGCAGTGGGGACGTGCTCACCGGGATCCTGGGCACGCTGCTCTCGGCTGCCTCCTTCCCGTCGGAGACCGGAGCCGACCCAGTGACCCAGAGTCACCGCCTGACCGAGTTGGCCGCAGCGGGGGCGCTCATCCACGCGCATGCCGGTGCCCTGGCCGCGGCCGAGGGCACACTCAGTGCCGTAGATCTTCTGCAGGAACTCCCCCGTGC